Proteins encoded by one window of Aspergillus chevalieri M1 DNA, chromosome 6, nearly complete sequence:
- a CDS encoding uncharacterized protein (COG:S;~EggNog:ENOG410PUVU;~InterPro:IPR011042,IPR011659), whose translation MRLQTTLLGPIAWAIASNANPALNHRNDIAPQPEPIVITELPLPPVAPNTKPGSCTHRTGCLDRTSSVQSGTFLPDGKHVVASSNFTGAPASPNPASIYTGVQLILVKTDNTTFPNGDPWKCITCGVPRNHTLGTSYPQAFKDGKRILIETGIVSCGEEFLSSEKCTPEKVHIYPIRWDNKADGSGPGGTIRELRIHPDNVHIGFNSFGISSGKIDEYGYFGRLRFNPSPNIGTPRAPRYDIVNVTVLFDKHASLPFSVNGSNLIFEPNIITVGEFRGFTGSGKEVTYVGSPVESCNIDLFAADLTTGKVRRLTSHPEYADPIDVSPDDKWQVILDTRGTGRQMFLAGLRGIPPVTDMASVTITASTRNNGARRFFEPWLLDHNGDRGGYFGQKINAAGDGSPGSINDPNWNAGADPRWSPDGTRIVYFQNLVQAPACGGRNPLPCPNSTEQGGRTSRVMVAHLTSREPIEQKDVETVSDEVPWGTPYTPGDKTPERSYPGAGNYTLTGKKSGSASVSIAYGHNNPSIMTVGATYHNYSDDGWSFISGSEKVKLTPVSVTLNRVDWFSDIVSTGKQKGTKKTGPGDFHLEIDTMTNIFNANGTLTTTIDGEVFKQPANGT comes from the coding sequence ATGCGACTCCAAACAACCTTGCTAGGCCCTATCGCCTGGGCCATTGCATCCAATGCCAATCCAGCCCTCAACCACCGAAATGACATTGCACCACAACCCGAGCCCATCGTCATTACTGAGCTGCCTCTTCCCCCTGTCGCTCCCAACACCAAGCCAGGCTCCTGCACCCACCGAACAGGCTGTCTCGACCGCACCTCCTCCGTCCAAAGCGGAACCTTCCTGCCAGACGGCAAGCACGTCGTTGCCAGTTCGAACTTCACCGGTGCCCCGGCTTCCCCTAATCCAGCAAGCATCTACACGGGTGTCCAGTTGATCCTAGTCAAAACCGACAACACGACCTTTCCTAACGGCGATCCATGGAAATGCATTACCTGCGGCGTGCCGAGGAACCACACTCTGGGAACTTCGTATCCGCAGGCATTCAAGGACGGGAAGCGGATTCTCATTGAGACAGGCATCGTGAGCTGCGGGGAGGAATTCCTGTCTAGCGAGAAATGCACACCCGAAAAGGTCCATATTTACCCCATCCGGTGGGACAACAAAGCCGATGGATCCGGGCCTGGCGGCACGATCCGCGAACTACGAATCCACCCAGACAACGTACACATCGGCTTCAACTCCTTCGGAATCTCAAGCGGGAAGATCGACGAGTATGGATATTTCGGTCGACTGCGCTTCAACCCCTCCCCGAACATCGGCACGCCTCGCGCCCCTCGCTATGACATTGTCAACGTGACAGTCCTCTTTGACAAACACGCCTCACTACCATTCTCTGTGAATGGTAGCAACCTTATCTTCGAACCCAATATCATCACCGTCGGCGAATTCCGCGGCTTCACGGGCTCGGGCAAAGAAGTCACATACGTCGGCAGCCCAGTTGAATCATGCAACATCGACCTCTTCGCCGCAGACCTAACGACAGGAAAAGTACGCCGACTAACCAGCCACCCTGAATACGCGGACCCCATCGACGTCTCCCCAGACGATAAATGGCAAGTCATCCTCGACACCCGCGGAACAGGTCGCCAGATGTTCCTCGCGGGTCTGCGCGGTATCCCCCCAGTCACAGACATGGCATCTGTAACCATCACCGCATCAACGCGCAACAATGGCGCGCGACGGTTCTTCGAACCCTGGCTTCTCGACCACAACGGTGATCGAGGGGGTTACTTTGGGCAGAAGATCAATGCCGCTGGGGATGGCAGCCCAGGGAGCATTAATGATCCGAATTGGAATGCTGGTGCGGATCCGCGATGGTCGCCTGATGGGACGAGGATTGTTTATTTTCAGAACCTGGTGCAGGCTCCTGCGTGTGGGGGCAGGAATCCGCTTCCCTGTCCGAATTCGACGGAGCAGGGTGGGCGGACGAGTCGGGTTATGGTTGCGCATTTGACTAGTCGGGAACCTATCGAACAGAAGGATGTCGAAACTGTGTCTGATGAGGTTCCGTGGGGTACGCCTTATACACCTGGTGATAAGACACCCGAGCGGTCGTATCCTGGTGCCGGGAATTACACGCTCACGGGGAAGAAGTCTGGTTCGGCGAGTGTGTCTATCGCCTACGGCCACAATAACCCATCTATTATGACCGTCGGTGCTACGTATCACAACTACTCTGACGATGGATGGAGCTTTATCAGTGGTTCTGAGAAGGTTAAGTTAACGCCGGTCTCTGTTACTTTGAACCGGGTTGACTGGTTCTCGGATATCGTGTCGACGGGTAAGCAGAAGGGCACCAAGAAGACTGGTCCAGGGGACTTCCATTTGGAGATTGATACGATGACGAATATTTTTAATGCGAATGGGACTTTAACGACGACGATTGACGGGGAGGTGTTTAAGCAGCCGGCTAATGGGACTTAG
- a CDS encoding uncharacterized protein (COG:S;~EggNog:ENOG410PV13) produces the protein MDSFNPWDSQGPPFDISNNFVEPSAEISPEIKEPDMLIPLTRAKGSGLTTLNIEYIDDLPEYPTTHIHGYTYVIASKGRTQVEMEHLPDTIQYAKRQPFGRKRPADLHCPVDHNTSVDEGTWQEIQKSQKDVQILESDIRKRNAYSYYRSKASFFKKGHACIDQLPTCKAVFKRYNQMDVHGEYAPFIGCINGSYGGLTKHHMGQIQGHTAIDLQFLEDLFNKEILPATEECGVFEPLSSRRKYCDRDHPQGSGRLKHTPCDVIFNALVPTNIEQCPYIIFTSHGVHKHPPPPPSKAPERILGGVKRIIEQIRDPNLTTAQFLRNPQLEEFCRQYNASTLAEIHSSFCNKDRIAAIIQKQRLISYPNGQDINGLIFLQNTDQHLKDYIQEYYHDPQGIMVLCAFREQIQLLSRLSSFEIDMSYKRIRSKDINEVLFATFLPDQCKIITLLRVFTSTDSTEGYYLLFKRVFDLVQRVSSQPVLFDSIHGSGIHGIIVDMDSKQYTGLGQYLSEIDPQHQDIIWHLQRIIVFCRVHFQRSILKAIGTNNQGSPLWSRMMSLLDCRSEDDYDRLLDLLITYENANVQNWAVQKKGKVIKAGLNKACSKIQPHYFDVLRNHTNAVEQSHQKSYASGKYLTLVQAVKNSAKLDRDDIVQYNNFQDFNIHHSYRTSNMEANYLRHMSRERSRKRRRSALSISSEIESGSSASPLLPGNTRSRSQTSSRNGDNESMRSSDLRRTISTNVLNLEQRRQVIELENLEIELQQKKANLKKQEEDIRLQQLQNEKLELDLMERRMRIQEHDST, from the exons ATGGACTCTTTCAACCCTTGGGACTCCCAGGGGCCTCCATTCGATATCAGCAATAATTTTGTCGAGCCAAGCGCTGAGATCTCCCCTGAAATCAAG GAACCGGATATGCTTATTCCACTTACAAGAGCTAAAGGTTCTGGTCTTACAACATTGAATATTGAGTATATTGATGATCTTCCAGAGTATCCCACAACTCATATACATGGTTATACATATGTTATTGCTTCCAAAGGACGAACACAGGTTGAAATGGAACATCTTCCAGATACT ATTCAATATGCAAAACGACAGCCTTTTGGACGAAAAAGACCT GCTGATCTACACTGCCCCGTAGATCATAACACATCTGTTGATGAAGGTACTTGGCAAGAAATTCAAAAGTCTCAGAAAGATGTCCAGATCTTAGAGTCTGATATCAGAAAGCGCAATGCATATAG TTATTATCGGTCAAAGGCTTCTTTCTTTAAGAAGGGCCATGCCTGTATTGATCAACTTCCAACATGCAAAGCGGTTTTTAAAAGATATAACCAGATG GATGTTCATGGAGAATACGCCCCATTCATTGGCTGTATAAATGGATCATATGGAGGTTTAACTAAACATCATATGGGGCAAATTCAAGGACATACAGCCATAGACTTGCAGTTTCTTGAAGATCTTTTTAATAAAGAGATCTTGCCAGCtactgaagaatgtggtgtttttgaaccTCTCTCAAGCCGCCGAAAGTACTGCG ATCGAGATCATCCTCAGGGGTCTGGTCGGTTGAAGCACACCCCTTGTGATGTTATTTTCAATGCTCTAGTACCCACAAATATAGAGCAATGTCCATATATAATATTTACTTCACATGGGGTTCATaaacatccaccaccaccaccaagcaaggcacctGAAAGGATTCTAGGGGGTGTGAAAAGGATTATTGAACAAATTCGGGATCCTAATTTAACAACAG CTCAATTTCTTCGAAATCCACAACTTGAAGAATTCTGTCGGCAGTACAatgcttctacattagcagagattCACTCTAGCTTTTGTAATAAAGATCGAATCGCAGCAATAATTCAAAAGCAGCGTCTTATTTCATAtcctaatggacaggatattaatggcCTTATTTTCCTTCAAAATACTGACCAGCATTTAAAA GATTATATCCAAGAATATTATCATGATCCCCAGGGTATTATGGTTCTATGTGCTTTTAGAGAGCAAATTCAACTTCTTTCACGTCTCTCATCTTTTgagattgatatgtcttATAAACGAATACGGTCAAAAGATATTAATGAGGTGCTTTTTGCTACATTCCTGCCAGACCAATGCAAAA TTATTACTTTACTGcgagtctttaccagtaCTGATTCTACTGAGGGGTAttatttacttttcaagcgagtTTTTGACCTAGTCCAGAGGGTCTCCTCTCAGCCAGTTCTTTTTGATTCCATCCATGGGTCTGGAATCcatggtattattgtcgATATGGATTCGAAACAATATACTG GACTTGgtcaatatctttctgaaattgatcctcaacaccaagacatTATATGGCATTTACAGCGTATCATTGTCTTCTGCAGGGTTCATTTCCAACGGTCAATCTTGAAAGCTATTGGAACCAATAACCAAGGCTCTCCCCTTTGGAGCCGCATGATGAGTCTTTTAGACTGCAGATCAGAGGATGATTATGATAGATTATTAGATCTTCTGATAA CATATGAGAATGCTAATGTCCAGAATTGGGCGGTTCAAAAGAAAGGCAAAGTAATCAAAGCTGGGTTGAATAAAGCATGCTCTAAAATCCAACCTCATTACTTTGATGTGCTGCGAAAtcatacaaatgctgttgagcagtCCCATCAGAAATCATATGCATCTGGCAAGTATCTAACTTTGGTACAGGCAGTTAAGAA TTCTGCGAAGCTAGATAGGGATGATATTGTGCAGTACAATAACTTTCAGGActtcaatattcatcattcataccGAACTTCTAATATGGAAGCTAACTACCTTCGGCAtatgagtcgggaaa GGAGCCGAAAGCGCCGCAGGTCTGCCTTATCTATTTCATCTGAAATTGAATCAGGCTCATCAGCTTCACCCTTACTGCCAGGAAATACAAGGTCAAGGTCACAAACCTCCTCAAGAAATGgtgataatga GTCAATGAGATCAAGTGATCTTCGACGTACTATTTCAACAAATGTCTTAAATCTTGAACAGAGACGTCAAGTGATTGAGCTAGAGAATCTTGAAATAGAGCTTCAACAAAAGAAAGCTAATCTCAAAAAGCAAGAGGAGGATATTCGCCTGCAACAACTTCAAAATGAGAAGTTGGAACTTGATCTTATGGAGAGAAGAATGCGGATACAGGAACATGACTCAACATGA
- a CDS encoding TauD/TfdA dioxygenase family protein (COG:I;~EggNog:ENOG410PMTP;~InterPro:IPR042098,IPR003819;~PFAM:PF02668;~go_function: GO:0016491 - oxidoreductase activity [Evidence IEA];~go_process: GO:0055114 - oxidation-reduction process [Evidence IEA]), producing MAPAIVDNPPTPVVPIVKDAAPAVKSPQRESLKLSGALDSFDSFDVTTVIGREFPTANLKEWLHAPNSDELLRDLAITISQRGVVFFRKQDDLDDDLQKELLQRLGLLSGKPSTSGLHVHPIHNSSREHAAKDDEISVITSKDNGKLYRDRYSKIGQSGRKQWHSDITFEPIPSDYTVLRLTQLPKTGGDTLWASGYEVYDRISKPYRKFLDGLTATYAQPEFNKVAKENDFEIFSGPRGAPENVGEVLEAIHPVIRTNPVTGWKSVFAVGHHVAKINDLSDEESDHLLRWFVTLIVENHDLQARLRWQNPNDLAIWDNRSVYHAATFDYDGLGPRTGHRVVGLGEKPYFDPKSTSRREALEQQEA from the exons ATGGCTCCCGCTATTGTCGACAACCCCCCAACCCCAGTGGTTCCAATCGTGAAAGATGCTGCCCCAGCAGTGAAGTCTCCGCAAAGGGAATCATTGAAGCTGAGTGGCGCCCTGGACTCCTTCGACTCCTTCGACGTTACCACTGTCATTGGCCGGGAATTTCCAACAGCCAACTTGAAAGAGTGGCTGCATGCCCCGAATTCCGATGAGTTACTCCGGGATCTTGCAATCACCA TTTCCCAACGTGGTGTCGTATTCTTTCGCAAGCAAGATGACCTAGACGATGACTTGCAGAAGGAACTCCTCCAGCGCCTAGGTCTTCTCTCCGGTAAACCCAGTACATCCGGTCTCCACGTGCACCCAATCCACAACTCAAGCCGTGAACATGCTGCCAAGGATGACGAGATCAGCGTCATCACTTCCAAGGATAATGGGAAACTGTACAGGGATCGTTATAGTAAAATAGGGCAGAGTGGCAGAAAGCAGTGGCACAGTGATATCACCTTTGAGCCAATTCCTAGTGATTACACAGTGTTACGTTTGACGCAGTTGCCCAAGACTGGTGGCG ATACACTCTGGGCCTCTGGATACGAGGTATACGATCGTATTTCGAAGCCATACCGAAAATTTTTGGATGGTTTGACGGCAACATATGCCCAACCCGAGTTCAACAAGGTTGCCAAGGAGAACGACTTTGAGATATTCAGTGGCCCTCGGGGTGCGCCAGAGAATGTAGGGGAGGTGTTGGAGGCCATTCATCCTGTCATCCGTACTAATCCAGTGACGGGATGGAAGAGCGTGTTTGCTGTGGGACATCATGTTGCCAAAATCAACGACCTTTCTGACGAGGAAAGCGATCATTTGCTCAGATGGTTTGTGACCTTGATCGTCGAGAATCATGATTTGCAGGCTCGTCTCAGATGGCAAAATCCGAACGATTTGG CTATCTGGGATAACCGCAGCGTCTACCATGCGGCGACGTTCGACTACGATGGTCTTGGTCCGAGAACGGGCCATCGTGTAGTTGGCTTAGGGGAGAAGCCCTACTTTGATCCGAAGAGCACAAGCCGGCGGGAGGCACTGGAGCAGCAGGAAGCATAG
- a CDS encoding MFS transporter (COG:U;~EggNog:ENOG410QE3B;~InterPro:IPR020846,IPR011701,IPR036259;~PFAM:PF07690;~TransMembrane:14 (i56-83o95-112i124-144o156-174i186-212o218-239i251-274o286-304i324-344o356-380i387-405o411-427i448-470o490-511i);~go_function: GO:0022857 - transmembrane transporter activity [Evidence IEA];~go_process: GO:0055085 - transmembrane transport [Evidence IEA]): protein MASASSVTHHPASEAPYDESKGNHAQGADENEPEPLTRAETSQSNIGPPKSVWHEIIFVTIVCMAQFMTQAALGMGIVPAHIIGASFGTTDPGELSWFPAAYSLTVGTFILVSGRMGDMWGHRLMFVAGFLWFALWSLLAGFSVYSNRIFFDCCRAFQGIGPAMLLPNAVAIFGRTYPPGLRKAMAFSLFGATAPGGYIVGAAFSSIFAQLVWWPWGYWVLGIVCVAFAALGYIIIPYLPHSKSEDDHLPVMVQLDVLGATAGVIGLVLINFAWNQAPLVGWSHPYVYVLLIIGFLFLFAFAIVERSAKCPLLPRSIFTGDLAWVLSCIAAGWSSMGIIVYYFYQFMLVIKGDTPLLATAKFSGAAASGAIASITTGILLGYVPPSVIMFCSMSAYTIGLCLVATLPVNQIYWGQAFFASLITPWGMDMSFPSGTLLLSDAMPRKHQGLAASLVSTTVNYSISIGLGFAGTVESHVNDGGTNTLKGYRGALYMGVGLAAGGLVISSCYVLVNWLKHRKEKGEKENEKDASP from the exons ATGGCCTCCGCTTCGTCAGTAACGCATCATCCTGCGTCCGAGGCGCCATATGATGAATCGAAGGGCAACCACGCGCAAGGCGCCGACGAGAATGAGCCTGAGCCCCTGACTCGAGCAGAAACGTCGCAGTCGAATATCGGCCCTCCGAAGTCAGTATGGCACGAGATCATCTTCGTCACTATCGTGTGTATGGCGCAGTTCATGACCCAGGCAGCCCTGGGCATGGGTATCGTCCCTGCGCACATCATCGGGGCTAGTTTCGGCACAACAGATCCTGGCGAGCTTTCCTGGTTTCCGGCAGCGTATAGTTTGACGGTTGGCACATTCATCTTGGTCTCCGGACGCATGGGCGACATGTGGGGCCACCGGCTTATGTTCGTTGCTGGATTCCTATGGTTTGCGCTCTGGTCGCTACTGGCTGGATTCAGTGTATATTCGAACCGGATTTTCTTCGACTGCTGCCGCGCATTCCAGGGTATTGGGCCGGCGATGCTGCTTCCCAACGCGGTGGCAATTTTCGGAAGGACGTACCCGCCGGGGTTGAGAAAGGCTATGGCGTTTAGTTTGTTTGGTGCAACGGCTCCAGGAGGATATATTGTGGGAGCGGCGTTTTCGTCGATTTTCGCGCAGCTTGTTTGGTGGCCGTGGGGATATTGGGTGTTGGGGATTGTGTGCGTGGCCTTTGCTGCGTTGGGATATATCATTATTCCCTACTTGCCGCATTCCAAATCTGAAGATGATCATTTGCCTGTGATGGTCCAATTGGACGTCTTGGGCGCCACGGCGGGTGTTATCGGTCTTGTGTTGATCAACTTTGCATGGAACCAGGCGCCGTTAGTTGGGTGGAGTCACCCATATGTCTACGTCTTGCTGATCAtcggcttcctcttcttgttTGCATTCGCCATTGTCGAACGCTCTGCCAAGTGCCCTCTACTCCCTCGCTCGATCTTCACTGGTGACCTTGCCTGGGTACTTAGTTGTATTGCGGCAGGCTGGTCTAGCATGGGTATCATTGTCTACTATTTCTACCAATTTATGTTGGTGATCAAGGGTGATACGCCTCTTCTTGCGACGGCCAAGTTCTCGGGTGCTGCAGCTTCGGGTGCGATTGCATCTATCACAACTGGTATTCTGCTTGGTTATGTTCCACCGAGCGTTATCATGTTTTGCTCCATGAGCGCGTACACGATTGGCCTTTGCCTCGTTGCAACCTTGCCCGTCAACCAGATCTATTGGGGACAAGCGTTCTTCgccagtttgatcaccccTTGGGGAAT GGACATGTCCTTCCCCTCAGGCACCCTTCTTCTTAGTGACGCCATGCCACGCAAACACCAAGGTCTAGCCGCCTCCCTTGTCAGCACAACCGTGAACTACTCCATTTCTATCGGACTCGGTTTCGCCGGCACAGTGGAATCACACGTCAATGACGGCGGCACAAACACATTGAAGGGATACCGCGGAGCACTCTATATGGGTGTCGGCCTTGCCGCTGGGGGTCTGGTGATCTCCAGTTGCTATGTCCTTGTGAACTGGCTGAAGCATCGGAAAGAgaagggggagaaggagaacgAGAAGGATGCTAGTCCATGA
- a CDS encoding acetate uptake transporter family protein (COG:S;~EggNog:ENOG410PGY4;~InterPro:IPR000791;~PFAM:PF01184;~TransMembrane:6 (o76-93i105-124o130-153i165-183o203-236i257-276o);~go_component: GO:0016021 - integral component of membrane [Evidence IEA]) gives MTNDVDLEKQNTITSQNNNGSPNLSHQETASSTHDYGRYGPLAQVNTASTRVPAFGGELQPGLYKSPTDRKVANPAPLGLCGFALTTFLLGLIQMQVKDIMLPNIVVGPALAYGGLVQLCAGMWEMGIGNTFGATVLSSYGGFWISIAITFIPGGFEIMPTLEKAGGGTTAMFYDSFALFLWVSPSPPSTPSKTAPNKCMQGWFIFTTIITFLTIRSTLAFFSLFLFVDLAILLLAVAYMYRDPAGMPHAQLQKAGGFFALLGAFLAWYNAFAGLADNTNSFFVVPVVHFPWSEKGRQGRKSE, from the exons ATGACTAACGACGTCGACCTCGAAAAGCAAAACACAATCACCAGCCAAAACAACAATGGCTCCCCCAACCTCTCCCACCAAGAAACCGCCTCCTCCACCCACGACTACGGCCGTTACGGGCCCTTAGCCCAAGTCAACACTGCCTCCACCCGTGTCCCCGCCTTCGGTGGTGAACTGCAGCCGGGTCTCTACAAATCCCCTACGGACCGCAAGGTCGCGAACCCCGCGCCATTGGGCCTCTGTGGTTTCGCGCTTACCACGTTCCTGCTGGGGTTGATTCAGATGCAGGTGAAGGATATTATGTTGCCGAATATTGTTGTTGGGCCGGCGTTGGCGTATGGAGGATTGGTGCAGCTTTGTGCGGGCATGTG GGAAATGGGAATTGGTAACACATTTGGTGCCACTGTGCTCTCGTCATATGGTGGATTCTGGATCTCCATCGCGATCACTTTCATCCCCGGTGGATTTGAGATCATGCCTACGCTTGAGAAAGCAGGTGGCGGTACGACCGCGATGTTCTACGACTCTTTCGCTTTGTTCCTCTGGGTTAGcccttcccctccctccACTCCCTCCAAAACCGCACCTAACAAATGCATGCAGGGCTGGTTCATCTTCACAACAATAATAACCTTCCTAACCATCCGCTCCACTCTCGCCTTCTTCtcgctcttcctcttcgtcgatCTCGCTATCCTCCTCCTTGCAGTCGCCTACATGTACCGCGACCCTGCAGGCATGCCGCACGCACAACTCCAAAAGGCAGGCGGATTTTTTGCGCTGCTAGGAGCCTTTTTGGCGTGGTATAATGCGTTTGCGGGATTGGCGGATAATACAAATAGTTTCTTTGTTGTGCCGGTCGTGCACTTTCCTTGGAGTGAGAAGGGGAGGCAAGGAAGGAAGTCGGAGTAA